DNA from Krasilnikovia cinnamomea:
GCACCGCCGCCGCGTAGACCAGGCTGGAACCGGCGACGGTCGGGTTGGCCAGCCGCCAGGTGCCGCCGTTCTCGTCGACGACGGTGGAGACCTTGCCGGTCACCTTGTCGTAGCCGACCGTGGCCGTGACGCCGCCGCTGGGGCGGGTCACCTTGGACAGCACCGGCTGCGCGGTACGACCGGAGGCGTTCAGCGTGGCGACCGTGGACGCGTCCAGGGTGGAGTTGAAGAACGCGACATCCGAGATCGACCCCTTGAAGTAGGTGGCCTTGGCCGGGGACGCGCCGGTGTTGACGTGGTCGGGCCAGAGGCCACCGACGTAGCCGCCACCGATGTTGACGGTCTCCGTCACATTGGCCACGGCCCGCTTGATCGTGCCCGCCAGGGTGGCCTTGGCGACGCCGTCGATGTACATGGTCTGCGAGTCGCCCTCACCGGCCAGCACCACGTGGTGCCACTTGCCGTCCGTGACGACCGTGTTCGACTGCATCGCCGCAGCCGCGTTGCCGATGTAGAGCTCGCCGCGCAGCTTGCCGTTCTTGTCGATGTACAACGCCGGGGTGTAGTTGCCGGTGGTCGTGCCCTTGCTCAGCGGGTCGCCGTTGTAGCTGAACAGCACACCGCCGGGGGTGGTGGTGTTGAACCACATGCTCACCGACTGGTACTGGCCGTCCGCCACCAGACCGCTGGGCAGCTGCACGAACGAGCTGGTGCCGTTGAACCCGGTCGCGGTGGCCGTCCCACCGGCCAGCGGACCCGGATGGCCCGAGGTGGTGAAGTTGTAGCGGGCGTTGTCCATGCCCGCGTTGGACAGCACCACACTCTTGGCGGCGACCGAGCCGGCCGCGTCACCCAGCGGCCAGTACGACTCGGGGCCGACATTCAGCACGGCGTTGGCGTACTGCGAGGTGGTGTCGTAGTCGTAGGTCCAGCACTGTGACCAGTTGTCCGGCTGGCACACCTTGGTCAGCCGGTCCTCGGTGTAGCCGTACGACCAGGTGTTCGCGGTGTCCCAGTCACCCGGCTTGGTCGGATCGGTGGCGACCCAGGACACGTGCGGCGCGGTCGCGCCCGCCGGGGTCTCCCAGCCCATCTTCAGCGTCCGGCCCGACGCGCTGGTCAGCGTTGTGGGGTTACCGGCCGCGTCGTAGGCGACGGTGAGGGCGCGGTTGTTCGCGTCCTTGATCGAGGTCAGCCGGAACACCTTGCCACCGGTCAGTGCCCGGCCGAACGTGTAGACCGTCGCGTCCTTGTCGGTCAGCGTGTACCCGGTCACCGTGCCACCGGAAGACTGCTCGGTCAGCGTCGAGAACCGCCCCGACGGCGGGGTGAACGTCCCGTTCGAGTTACGCCCGAACGCCACCTCCTCACCGGTCGGGTAGGTGATCCGCACCGACTGCACCGAGTTCGCGGTGTCGGTGATCCGGGTGGCGCGGGTGTCCAGGATGCTGGACCAGCCCGTGCCGAACGCGTTGTCGCGGCGCGGGTCCAGGCTGTTGTAGCTGCGCGTGATCGCCAGCGACGGGCCCACCGTGGCGACGTTCGCGTCCGTCGCCGAGGTGGTGTAGTTGCCCGTGCTCGCGTCGAAACCCTTGCCGCCGTTCTGCGCCAGGTCGCTGGTCAGGGTGGGCTGCGGCACGGCGGTGGTGAACGCGTACGCCGGGGTGGCCGTACTGTAGGTGACCTTGTCGTACGCCTTGACCGTGTACAGATACGTCGTGTTCCACGCCAGCTTGCCCGCCGGCACCGTCCACGTCCCCGCCACCGCCGGCGACGTCGCGATCGTCGTCTTACCGTCCGCGCTCAACACCGTGTACACGTAGCTCAGGCCCTGGGCCGGCCAGTTGTCCGAGTCGTGGCCCTTGACCAGCAACTCCGGCGTCAGCGTGTTAACCACCGAGTTGTTGCCCGGGTACCGCACATCGACCTGCGGGGCGACGTTGGTGGCATACGTCAGCTCCAACACCGGCTTGTGCGACCCACTGTTGTAGTTCGCCGAGGTGAACCGCTTCCACGCGTTCGAGTCGGACTCCGACGCGGTCAACGCCAGACCGTAGTTCGGGTTGCCCTTCGACCAGCCATCGATCGTGGCCGGGTTCAGGTTCACCGACACCCACTTACCCTGCGACCGGTTCCCGCCCGTGTTGGTGCACGCCGCACCCGGATCCGTCACCGTCAACGACCCGATCGACCCCGAATAGGCCGGGCCGTCCCAGCCCCCGTTGGTCAGACCGGCGACCGTCCAGCTCTCCGTGGAGGCCCGCACATCGAACGCCCGGTCCACCGTGCACGAATAGGTCCAGGACAGGAACAGCTTCAACACGGCCTTCGTGATCCGCTTGCCCTTGAAACCGTCATCGTCGAACTCGTCGAAGTGAATGAACGACCGCGCCTTGACCGTCCCACCGTTGTACGTACCGACCGGCAGGTTGTCACCGTTCTGATTCGTCGTCGAGTTGTCGTTGTCCACGTACACGTCACCCGTGGTGCCGGTGGTCGCGGTCGGATCCACCCGCACCGGGTAGACCCGCGCCGGGTCGTCCAGCCACGCCCGGTCGGCCTCCACATGCAGCACCGGCACACCGTCACGCTCGGAAAGCTGGTAGGTCACCCCACCCGACTCGGCCGGCGCACCCGAACGCGGATCGACCTTCGAGTCCTGCATCCAACCCTTCGGGAACCAGGCGACCGCCTTACCGTCGGCGTTGCGCAACTCGATGCTGCCGTCGCCGGCCAGCCGCGGCGTCAAACCCTTCAGCGCGAGGGGGAAGGTCCACGACGACGGCGCGTCCTTCGACCGCAGGATGAACGTCTCCTTGATACCGGAGTCAAACGTCTGCAACTCCAGGTCGGTCTGCGGGAGGATGCCCGGGTACGTGGCGGTGTTGCCGTCCACGGTCGGAGTGACCGGGGCCGCGCCGTCGAGGGTGTAGCCGACACTCTCGCCCGTGGGCAGCTTGAGCGTCGCGAGCTGCTTGCCCGCATCGGGGGCCTTGGCCGGAGCGTCGGCGGGTGCGCTGGGGGCCGTCGACGGCGCCACCTGACCCGGCTCCTGCCCGGGCGCCTCGACCGGGGCCTTCACCACCGGAACCTTCGCCGCCAGCGACGCGTCCAGGCTGTTCGCCGCCATGTGCAGCCGCCCGTCGGCACGCTTCTCCAGATCCGCATCGATCGGCTGGAAGGTGCCGTCCTTGCCCCGGAAGTTCACCGGCCCGGTGTACGTCTTCGCCGTCACCGAACCGTCCGCGTTGTCGAACACATCCGAGCGGGCGGTGGACTTGTCCTCGTCCCGCTCGCTGGTCTTCGCGTCGAAGCCGAGGTCCGCGTCGGGGGTGACCTTGCGGCCCCGGTTCGGGTCGTACGGCTGGTACGAGTCCAGCGTGCCGGGGGCCGGCTTCGGCGCCCGACCGGCACCACCCTGCGCCGTGGTGTCCGCCGTCGTGGCGGGCCGGTCGCTGCCGCCCGGACCGCGCTTCTGCTGCGGTACCACCGGATCCGGCTTCGCCCACGCCGGCCGCTGCGACACCCACGACCACAACCACGAGACCGGCAACTCCGGGTCCCGCACAGCCCCCACGGGGGCGGCGACCGTCAGTCCGAACACGACCGCCGTGGCAACAGCGATCTTCCCAGCGGCACGGCGCATCGCCGGCTCCTCCCCCGTGAATTCGTGAAACGCGAGGGAGTCTGCGGTACTGGCGAGACAGGAATCAAGTCAGGTACGGACGCGAGCCGGTAACGGTTCATCGATCCTTTGTCTCGGACAACACATCGGCGACCACGGAACGCACGCGCTCGGTCACCCTGGCGGGATCCTCCTCGCCGATGATGGATACGTTCGCCTGCGATTTGCCAGATCCGATCACCACAAAATGGACGTTGGGCTGCGAAGCAGCAGAGGCGTCCACCGCCGCGTTGGGCGCCGCGCCAACTGTGAGGATCACGTCACACTTGCCACCGACCAGGGTTCCCAGGTAAGTGACCGCGTTCGCACCGGTCTGCGGCCCGTCGACCTCCAGGAACTGCACCTTGCCGTGGGTGTCGAGCGAGGCCTGCTGCATCCCCGCCCACACCGGCGCCGCCCGCTTGTCGGCCGTCCCACCTGCGGGAGTCAGCAGGCACGCGGTGCTCTCGGTGTAGACCCGGGCACGCGGGTCGGGCCGCCCGTCGGGCCACAGCGCCCAGGTCAGCCCACCGGCCACCAGCACCAGGGCGGCACCGCCGCCGATCAACCAGGTCCGCCGCCCACCGGGAAGCCGGAAGCCTTCGCGCCCGGTCTTGGCCGCCGAGCCCCGCAGTCGCTTGTCCATTCGTCCGCCTAGCACGGCGCAGAGCGTACTCACCCTGTCCAGCCCTCATCGAAGTCACCTTGTGTAGCGACGCGGGCACCAATCCAGGCGGCGCCGCTGCGTCACTATCAGTTACGTCATGCTCTGCTATTGACTCCTAGATGGGGACCGAGCAGGCCTCCGAGGGAGACATATTGGCACTTGGTGCTAGCCGAACGGAGGTTTTGACGCGGCGGACCGGTCACCGCACTTGAGTGACGTTAGGTAGCCATCTAGCGTCCGAGATACACCAGACGATGCCCGGCCGAGAACACGAACAGTGATTTCGCGGATCGCCTGCCCCTACCCGGAAAGAGGCACCATGTCGCTGCCCGAGGTGCACCTCGTCGGCGGCACCCGCCCCGAGGCCGTCCGGCTCGCGCCCGTGGCGACCGCCATGCGGGAGGCTGCCCTGCTCGCCCCGATCCTGATCGCCGGCGGGCCGCAGCCCGCGATGGTCGGGCCGGCACTCGCGGCGTTCGGCCTCGACACCGACGTGACCCTGCCCGTCGGGGGCCGCACCCGAACCGGGGCGGAACCGTTGACCGACCTCATCCGGCAGCTCAACCTGCTGTGGGAGCGCCGTCCACCGGCCGCCGTGATCGTGCACGGCGACACCCCCACCAGCCTGGCCGGGGCGCTGGCCGCGTTCTCGCGCCGCATCCCGGTCGTACACCTGGAGGCGGGACGGCGCTCGATGAGCCTCGACGCGCCGTTTCCGGAGGAGGCCGACCAGCGTCTGATCGCGCAGCTCGCCGCGCTGCACCTCACCTCGACGCCGCTGGCCGCCATGAACCTGCTCGACGAGAACGTCGCCGCCCGCGCGGTGGTGATCACCGGCACGACCGTGCCGGAGGCCGCCGCTGCGGTCACCGGTCGTGAGCTGCGGTATCGCGACCCCGCGCTGGCGGCAGCCCGGGCCGCCGCCCAGCACCACCGGCTGGTCGCCGTGACCGTGGACGCGCCCCTGGAACGGGGCCTCACCGTGGTGCGCGCCCTGATCGCCCGGTATCCCGACATCTACGCGGTCCTGTCCGGCCCGGAGGAACCCACCGCGGAGCTGACTGGCGTGGACCGGCTCACCGTCACCGGCCCGCTGGCGCACCCGGACCTGTCCTGCCTGCTGTCCGACGCGTACCTGGTGCTGACCGACTCCGACGGCCTGCGGGAGGAGGCGCTGTCGTTCGGCGTCCCCGCGCTGATGCTCACCGACACCGACACCGACCTGGTCGTCGGCGAGGCGGCCCGGCTGCTGGACAGCCGGGTACGGCGCGACGCGATGACCGTGGGCGGCATTCCGTACGGCGACGGGCAGGCCGCCCGCCGCGTCGCCCAGGCCACCGCCGCCCTGCTCGGCCTGGAAGCGGACCCCGAACCGATGCCGAGCGCGCAGTCCCGGGAGGTCTCCCCGCGCCCCGGGGTGCCCCGGCCCCGCTCCGAGGCGCGCCGCGTGACCGTCGAGCACCCGGCCGCCCGGACCCCGCAGGTGGCGGCCGCGCCCAGCCGGTCCGGCGACGCTGTCGCCGAGGACGTCGCCGCCGGCTACGCGCAGGCGTGGATCGACGGCGACCGGCACGCGACGCGGCGCCTCCTGGCCCCGGACGTGGAGGTCGAGTGGAACCTCGACCCGCCGGTGGACGACGAGGAACTCGTGCAGACCCTGCACCGGATCGCGGTCTTCGCCACGGAGATCTCGGTGGTCTCCCGGGTGTCCACCGGCGCGACGGCCGCACACGTCTACGACTGCGCGACCATGTTCGGCACGGTGCGTTTCGCCGAGTTCCTCACCGTGACCGACGGCCAGATCACCGAGGTACGGCACGTGTACGACGCCGTCGGGCTGCACCGGTACCTGCCCACCCTGCTCGACGACTGCGAGCAGTGATCCCGGGAATTGTCGGTGGTCCCGGTTAGCGTGCGGGCATGGCATACGACTTTCAAGTGACGGTCGACTGCGCCGACCCGCACACGCTGGCCGACTGGTGGGCCGAGACGCTCGGCTGGGAGGTGGAGCCTTCCGACGAGTCGTTCATCAAGGAGATGATCGCCAAGGGGATGGCCACCGAGGCCGACACCACCACCCACCGCGGGGTGCTGGTGTGGCGGATCGGCGCGGCGATCCGGCATCCCGAGGCGCTGCCCAGCGGCCGTCCCCGGCGAGTGCTCTTCCAGGTGGTCCCCGAGCCCAAGACGGTGAAGACCCGCATCCACCTCGACGTGTGGGTCGGCTCGGAGCGCGCCGAGGAGGAGCACGAGCGGCTGCTGGCCCGGGGCGCCACGCTCCTGCACCGGGGTCGGCAGGGCCCGCTGTCGTGGATCACCATGGCCGACCCGGAGGGCAACGAGTTCTGCCTCTCCTGAGCGCGGACAGGCCACCCGCGTCACCTCGGCGCGCGGCGCCGGGTCCGTTCGAGCAGCGCCAGCAGGTTCTCCCAGTGCCGCTGCTCGCCCGCCTCCTGGTAGGCGGCGGTGTCGGCCATGGTGAACCCGTGCTGGGCGCCGGGGTAGACCTCCGAGCGGTAGCGCACCCCGGCGGCGTCGAGCGCCCGCTCCAGCGTCTCGATCTGCTCCGCGGTCATCGACGGGTCCTGGTCGGCGTGGGCGAAATACGCCTCGCCGGTGATCCGCCGGGCGAGCCGGTGCGGGCTGTCCGGTGCGTCGCTGACGAGCCGGCCGGCGTGGAAGGCGGCGACCGCCGCGATCCGGTCGGGGAACGCGGCCGCCGCGCGTACCGCGTTGGTGCCGCCCATGCAGTATCCGACGATCGCCGCCGGGCCCGCCGCGACACCGTCCTGCGCGGCGAGGAAGTCGAGATACGCGCGGCTGTCGCGGGTGACGGTCTCGTTGTCCAGCCGCATGATCAGGGGCATGATCTGCTCGATGATCCGTCCGCGCTGCTCCGGATCGGACAGTCCCGACAGGTCGAACAACGGCGCGCGCCCGGCCCGGAACAGCAGGTGGGGTACGAGGACCGCGTACCCCTGCCCGGCGATCCGGTCGGCCATCTCGAACAGCCGGGGCCGCAGCCCAAACGCGTCCTGGTAGACGAGCACTCCCGGCCACGGCCCGGCTCCGTCGGGGCGCACCAGGTACGCGTCGGCGATGCCGTCCTCGGTGGGGATGTCCACCACGATCTTGTGCATTGCGGGCGCCTCCTGCCGGGCAATTCATCTGATCACGGCGAAACGTACACCCGACGCCGCAGGCATGCCGCCCGGAATGTGCGAACGGCGCGAGGAGGCAAGTCACACCGCCGCGCGAGGCGTGAGAAGTTCTCGTGATCGTCCACGCATCCGTCGTCACGCTGCGGACCTTCAGTCAGTTTTAAGGTGCATACAAACCTTACTAATACAGCGGGGCACCAGAATCGACGCCTGTCAGAACCACCCGAGATAGGAGTCTTCGATGCCCCGCAACCGGCTACGCCTGACGATCTACCTCGGAGCGGCCCTACTCGCCGTGGGCGGTGGCGTGGGCGCGGCGGTCGCGGCCACGAACCCGGCCGGTGCACCGGCGGGCGGCAAACTGACCGCCACGTTCAGCACCGACTCCAAGTGGGACACGGGCTACCAGGCCCGGTACACGATCAAGAACAGCGGCTCGGCGGCGGTGACGGGCTGGCAGCTCTCCTTCGGGCTGCCGTCGACCGCCAAGCTCGGCACGTTCTGGGACACCGCGATCACCACGTCCGGTGCGACCTCCACGGCCAAGGACAAGGGCTACAACAACACCATCCCCGCCGGCGGGGCCGTCGAATTCGGCTTCATCGTCGCGGGCAAGGGCGAGCCGACCAGTTGCACCATCAACGGCGCCTCGTGCTCGGGCGGCGGGGGCACTCCGACGACCACCCCGGCCACCGAGCCACCGACCACCCCCGCCACCAAGCCGACCACCACGGCGCCGGCCACGACGCCGCTGGCCACCACGAAGCCGCCCGTCACCACCGCGCCGCCCACCACGACGGCGCCCCCGCCGGCCACCGGTGGCGGCGGCAACGTCAAGGTCGCCCCGTACGTCGACATGGGTCTGCTGTCCAACCCCAACTCGCCGACGCTGGCCGACATGGCCGCCGCCGGTGGGGTGAAGTCGTACTCGCTGGCGTTCGTGACCAGCGCCGGGTGCCAGGCGACCTGGTTCAACGCGTTCGACCCGCGGTCGAAGCAGTTCGGCGACCAGATCGACGCGCTGCGCAAGGCCGGCGGTGACGTCAAGGTCTCCTTCGGTGGCGCGACCGGCGTCGAACTGGCCCAGGCGTGCACGGACGTCAAGGCGCTGGAGGCGGAGTACCAGGCGGTCGTGTCGGCGTACAACCTCAAGTACATCGACCTGGACATCGAGGGCGCCGCGGTGGCCGACCGCACGACGATCGACCGGCGGTCGACCGCGCTGGCCTCGCTGCAGAAGGCCAACCCCGGCCTGAAGATCTCGCTCACCCTGCCGGTGCTGCCGGAGGGTCTGACCGCCGACGGCCTCAACGTGGTGAACTCGGCCAAGAAGGCGGGCGTCGACCTGGACCTGGTCAACATCATGGCCATGGACTACGGCCGGGCCGGCCAGGACTACGGTGACCTGGCGATCCAGGCCGTGAAGTCCACCAAGGACCAGATCAAGTCGATCTACGGCAACAGCGACGCGGCAGCGTTCAAGATGGTCGGCGTCACGCCGATGCTCGGCAAGAACGACGACCAGGGCACCTTCACCCAGGACGACGCCCGGGACGTGGTCGCCTTCGCGAACAGCAACCACGTCGGGTTCGTCTCCTTCTGGGAGGCCAACCGTGACCGCAACGCCTGCAACGGCGCGCTGTTCCAGTGCACGAACGTGGCCCAGTCCCCGTCCGAGTTCAGCAAGATCTTCGCCGGCTTCACCGGCTGACGATCAGTCGCTTCACCCCACGCGGCGCCGGGAATGCCCCCTTCCCGGCGCCGCGTCGTGTTCTGGCCCGAGCGCTTGGGACCGCCGACCCCCGTTGCCACGGCGGTGCGTACCGGCTCAGGCCGCGACGGCCGCCTCGACCTGGTCCGCCGTGGGCCGCACGCGCGGCGCCCCCAGGGTGGTCAGGATGTTCACCGCCGCGAACAGCGCCGCGGCGAACAACCCGCGCTCGAAGCCCCCGACCAGCGCATCCTGCGGATTCGCCCCGCCGGCCAGTAGCCCCTCGACGTGC
Protein-coding regions in this window:
- a CDS encoding BMP family ABC transporter substrate-binding protein, with amino-acid sequence MDKRLRGSAAKTGREGFRLPGGRRTWLIGGGAALVLVAGGLTWALWPDGRPDPRARVYTESTACLLTPAGGTADKRAAPVWAGMQQASLDTHGKVQFLEVDGPQTGANAVTYLGTLVGGKCDVILTVGAAPNAAVDASAASQPNVHFVVIGSGKSQANVSIIGEEDPARVTERVRSVVADVLSETKDR
- a CDS encoding UDP-N-acetylglucosamine 2-epimerase; its protein translation is MSLPEVHLVGGTRPEAVRLAPVATAMREAALLAPILIAGGPQPAMVGPALAAFGLDTDVTLPVGGRTRTGAEPLTDLIRQLNLLWERRPPAAVIVHGDTPTSLAGALAAFSRRIPVVHLEAGRRSMSLDAPFPEEADQRLIAQLAALHLTSTPLAAMNLLDENVAARAVVITGTTVPEAAAAVTGRELRYRDPALAAARAAAQHHRLVAVTVDAPLERGLTVVRALIARYPDIYAVLSGPEEPTAELTGVDRLTVTGPLAHPDLSCLLSDAYLVLTDSDGLREEALSFGVPALMLTDTDTDLVVGEAARLLDSRVRRDAMTVGGIPYGDGQAARRVAQATAALLGLEADPEPMPSAQSREVSPRPGVPRPRSEARRVTVEHPAARTPQVAAAPSRSGDAVAEDVAAGYAQAWIDGDRHATRRLLAPDVEVEWNLDPPVDDEELVQTLHRIAVFATEISVVSRVSTGATAAHVYDCATMFGTVRFAEFLTVTDGQITEVRHVYDAVGLHRYLPTLLDDCEQ
- a CDS encoding VOC family protein, translated to MAYDFQVTVDCADPHTLADWWAETLGWEVEPSDESFIKEMIAKGMATEADTTTHRGVLVWRIGAAIRHPEALPSGRPRRVLFQVVPEPKTVKTRIHLDVWVGSERAEEEHERLLARGATLLHRGRQGPLSWITMADPEGNEFCLS
- a CDS encoding dienelactone hydrolase family protein, which gives rise to MHKIVVDIPTEDGIADAYLVRPDGAGPWPGVLVYQDAFGLRPRLFEMADRIAGQGYAVLVPHLLFRAGRAPLFDLSGLSDPEQRGRIIEQIMPLIMRLDNETVTRDSRAYLDFLAAQDGVAAGPAAIVGYCMGGTNAVRAAAAFPDRIAAVAAFHAGRLVSDAPDSPHRLARRITGEAYFAHADQDPSMTAEQIETLERALDAAGVRYRSEVYPGAQHGFTMADTAAYQEAGEQRHWENLLALLERTRRRAPR
- a CDS encoding cellulose binding domain-containing protein, which encodes MPRNRLRLTIYLGAALLAVGGGVGAAVAATNPAGAPAGGKLTATFSTDSKWDTGYQARYTIKNSGSAAVTGWQLSFGLPSTAKLGTFWDTAITTSGATSTAKDKGYNNTIPAGGAVEFGFIVAGKGEPTSCTINGASCSGGGGTPTTTPATEPPTTPATKPTTTAPATTPLATTKPPVTTAPPTTTAPPPATGGGGNVKVAPYVDMGLLSNPNSPTLADMAAAGGVKSYSLAFVTSAGCQATWFNAFDPRSKQFGDQIDALRKAGGDVKVSFGGATGVELAQACTDVKALEAEYQAVVSAYNLKYIDLDIEGAAVADRTTIDRRSTALASLQKANPGLKISLTLPVLPEGLTADGLNVVNSAKKAGVDLDLVNIMAMDYGRAGQDYGDLAIQAVKSTKDQIKSIYGNSDAAAFKMVGVTPMLGKNDDQGTFTQDDARDVVAFANSNHVGFVSFWEANRDRNACNGALFQCTNVAQSPSEFSKIFAGFTG